Proteins co-encoded in one Aspergillus flavus chromosome 2, complete sequence genomic window:
- a CDS encoding putative trehalose synthase (Ccg-9) has product MADDSNAILRRRSSLRQQRRLSLQYENNSWAAPPSGTIYAGLSTLREDDTLTIAIAIRDTTYLLDFIQESLTLKDDQSLCSVLEKFVIDQLQEWSDAHMEKFIGLAMPERIAKQYPSLCSRLWAELDIIPLVLPEGSRREGDDKFTFGIPDSTTWKIRGIDEQAESMGRKCVRLFGPENIPLLQVGFLGIVEVDTAFHVRLTNLEDFQKTVYPKTWKAVQHYATDLKERKTKIAFFSATPQGGGVALMRHSLVRFSYSLGTDITWYVPKPRPGVFRVTKNNHNILQGVASPEERLSEEDWAQVTEWVNENAKRYWLIPGGPLQHPKDGGADVVIIDDPQMPALIPIAKQIAPDRPVIFRSHIQLRSDLIDKPGTPQAEAWGRLWETIKLADIYISHPVKSFVPKTVPREKVGYMPASTDWLDGLNKNMREWDIAYYGRVFNSFCRNSGMPTIDYPEDEYIAQIARFDPSKGIPEVVESYVKFHRRFTAAFPDRRAPKLLICGHGSVDDPDGTVIYDAVVTHIEENLPDLAEQICVVRLGPSDQLLNALLSKAKVALQLSTQEGFEVKVSEAIHKGTPVIATRAGGIPLQVADKQNGFLVEVGDTDAVAQHLLDLCTDDELYERMHKFALNNVCDEVSTVGNALNWLYLASKLSKSEDIKPNERWINDMARAGAGQEYTSDESRLVRELCPQNGVNGHQN; this is encoded by the exons ATGGCTGACGATTCGAACGCCATATTACGTCGTCGCTCGTCTCTCCGTCAGCAGCGTCGTCTGTCTCTACAGTATGAGAACAATTCCTGGGCCGCACCTCCGTCTGGA ACTATCTACGCTGGTCTATCGACATTACGCGAGGACGATACATTGACAATTGCAATCGCCATTCGCGATACCACCTATCTCCTAGACTTCATTCAGGAATCGCTCACCTTAAAAGATGACCAGTCGTTATGCTCCGTGCTGGAGAAATTCGTGATAGACCAATTGCAAGAATGGAGTGACGCCCATATGGAGAAGTTCATCGGCTTGGCGATGCCAGAGCGCATCGCGAAACAATACCCCAGCCTGTGCTCGAGGCTCTGGGCTGAGCTGGATATCATACCTCTAGTCCTCCCCGAAGGAAGTAGAAGGGAGGGTGATGACAAGTTCACTTTCGGCATTCCCGACTCCACAACCTGGAAGATTAGAGGTATTGATGAACAGGCCGAATCAATGGGCCGCAAATGTGTCCG TTTGTTTGGTCCAGAGAATATCCCCCTGCTTCAGGTCGGCTTCCTTGGTATAGTAGAGGTCGACACTGCATTCCATGTGCGCTTGACCAACCTGGAGGACTTCCAGAAGACGGTATATCCCAAGACCTGGAAGGCTGTTCAACATTATGCGACCGACctcaaggaaagaaaaaccaaaATTGCCTTTTTCAGTGCCACCCCTCAAGGTGGAGGTGTAGCCCTCATGAGACATTCTCTTGTGAGATTTTCGTATTCCTTGGGTACCGATATCACATG GTACGTGCCCAAGCCACGGCCGGGCGTTTTCCGTGTAACCAAAAACAATCACAACATTTTGCAGGGTGTCGCTTCCCCTGAGGAGCGGTTGAGCGAGGAGGACTGGGCGCAGGTGACGGAGTGGGTCAATGAGAATGCAAAGAGATACTGGTTGATTCCAGGAGGCCCTCTGCAACACCCTAAAGATGGAGGAGCCGACGTGGTGATTATTGATGACCCGCAGATGCCCGCATTGATTCCCATTGCGAAGCAAATTGCCCCGGACCGACCGGTGATCTTTCGTAGTCACATCCAACTCCGCAGTGACTTGATTGACAAACCGGGGACTCCCCAGGCAGAAGCATGGGGGCGGCTCTGGGAAACCATCAAACTGGCAGATATCTACATTAGCCACCCAGTGAAGTCTTTTGTTCCTAAGACCGTACCCCGAGAGAAGGTGGGATACATGCCTGCGTCGACGGACTG GTTGGATGGTCTGAACAAAAACATGCGAGAATGGGACATTGCCTATTATGGCCGGGTTTTCAATTCATTCTGCAGAAACTCGGGCATGCCCACCATCGACTACCCTGAAG ATGAATATATCGCTCAAATTGCACGCTTTGATCCGTCGAAGGGCATCCCAGAGGTTGTGGAATCCTACGTCAAATTCCATCGGCGGTTCACAGCTGCGTTTCCCGACAGACGGGCTCCCAAGCTGTTGATCTGTGGCCATGGCTCTGTTGATGACCCAGACGGCACGGTGATTTATGACGCCGTTGTCACGCATATCGAGGAGAACCTCCCGGATCTCGCAGAGCAGATTTGCGTTGTGCGACTGGGTCCTTCAGATCAGCTGCTGAATGCCCTTCTCTCAAAGGCTAAGGTGGCTCTACAATTGTCCACACAGGAAGGATTCGAAGTTAAAGTGTCGGAAGCCATTCACAAAGGAACACCAGTCATCGCAACCAGGGCTGGTGGCATCCCTCTTCAAGTGGCGGACAAGCAGAACGGCTTCCTCGTGGAGGTAGGGGATACCGACGCAGTGGCCCAGCATTTGTTGGACCTCTGCACGGACGATGAGCTGTATGAGCGCATGCACAAGTTTGCGCTCAACAATGTGTGCGACGAAGTGAGCACCGTCGGCAATGCACTGAACTGGCTCTACCTAGCTTCGAAGCTGTCCAAGTCCGAAGATATCAAGCCGAACGAGCGATGGATTAACGACATGGCTCGCGCCGGGGCGGGCCAGGAGTACACCAGCGATGAAAGCAGATTGGTGCGGGAGCTTTGCCCCCAGAATGGCGTGAACGGACACCAAAACTAG